CCGCAGTTCGAGGGGATGATCGACGATCACTACTCGACCACCGTGTTCGAGATGTACCCCACCGGGCACAACCGCATGATCGAGAAGCTGCAGCCATCGAGCCGCTATCCCGATGCCCAGCAGATGAAGCCGCTGTGGGCGCAGGTGCTCAAGGAATGGGACCTCGATCCCGCCGAGTTCGAAGGACGCGCGCAGGAAGGCCGTCTGGCCCTGCAGCAGGCGCGGCGCAAGCTGGGGCCGGCACGCGGATTCACGCATTTCGCGGCACTGACCGACGACGAGCTGACCGACCAGTTCCACCACACCTGCTTCCCCAACCTGACGCTGACCGGCACGCCTGAAGGGCTGCACGTGTTCCGCACCGAGCCGGACATGGAAGACCCCAACTGGTCGACCTTCGACTACTGGTACCTTGCGCCGGAAGTCGCGGGCGGAGCGGATGTGCCGACGCTATATGGCCTGCGCCCGTGGAAGGAAGCCGAGCACCAGACCGGCGACTTTACCGCCTACAGCGCCGAGATTCCGCAGGGCGACTTCCTGATCCAGGACCTCGACGTGGCGGTGACGCAGCAGCAGGGGCTGCACTCGCTCGGCCATGACGATGCCTACCTCGCCGGCCAGGAAACGCGCGTGCGCAGGTTCCACGAAGTGATCAACGACTACATCGAGGGGCGGCGCTGAGCCGCCCTCGCAACTGACAGAACGACGGGAGAAGCATGACATGACCCAGCCCACCAAGGGTATCGACCGCCGGCAGATGCTTACCGGAGCAGGCGTGGCGGCGGCGGTCGCCGCGACCGGCGGCATCGCCACGGCGGCACAGGCTGCGGACGCGCCCGCTTCGGGCTGGGACCATGAATGCGACGTCCTGTGCGTCGGCAGCGGCGCGGCGGCGGGAACGGCCGCCGTCACCGCGCTGGCGGCGGGCGCGAAGGTGATGATGGTCGAGAAGATGCCGATCCTTGGCGGCACCACCGCCAAGTCGGGCGGCGTGACCTGGATCTTCAACCACTTCGTGTTCCGCGAACAGGGGATCGAAGACCCCAAGGCCGATGCGCTGCGCTACACCGTGCGCTATGGCTATCCGCGCCAGTACAACCCCAACAGCCCGACGCTGGGCCTCGACGAAAACCGCTACAAGGTGGTCGAGGCGTTCTACGATCACGGTTCGGCGGCGGTCGATCACCTGCGCGAACTGGGCGCGGTGCAGTTCAAGCAGTTTCGCCTGTTCCAGGTGGACAAGCCCGCGCCCGACTATGCCGACCACCTGCCCGAGAACAAGGTGCCGACTGGCCGCGCGCTGGAGCCGGCGGTCGGCTCCGGGTCGACGCAGGGCGGCGGCAGCCTTGCCTCGCAGATGCATGCCTATCTGAAGGGCAAGGGCGTGCCGATCCTGACCCGCACCCGCGTGACCAAGCTGGTCAAGGACGCATCGGGCCGGGTCATCGGCGTCGAGGCGAGGCAGGGCGACAAGACCATCCGCATCAGGGCCGCCAGGGGCGTCGTTTTCGGCACCGGCGGGTATAGCCACAACGTCCAGCTATGCGACGTGCACCAGCCTGCGGTCTATGGATCGTGCTCGCTGCCCGGATCGACCGGCGACTTCATTCCGATCGCGCAGGAAGCCGGCGCGATGATGGGCAATCTCGGGCTTGGCTGGCGCACGCAGGTCGTGCTGGGCGAGGCGCTGAAGACGCGCGGCATCGGGCTGGGCGCATTCGTGCTGCCGGGGGATTCGATGATCCTCGTCAACAAATACGGCAAGCGCGTGGTCAACGAGAAGCGCGACTACAACGACCGTACGCAGGCGCACTTCAGCTACGACCCGGCGCACGAGGAATACCCGAACCACCTGATGTTCATGCTGTTCGACGAACGCAGCATCGATGCCTTCGGCGGGGCCTTCCCCTTCCCGGTCAACAAGGCCGAGCAGCCGCACCTTGTGGAAGGCGCGACGTGGGACGAGGTCTTCGGCAAGATCGACGCCCAGCTCGCCCAGTGGCAGGACCGCACCGGCGGCGTGCGCCTTGCGCCGGAGTTCGCTGGCAACGCGAAGCAGTCGATCACGAGCTTCAACGCCTATGCCAAGAAAGGCGTCGATCCGGAATTCGGGCGTGGCAAGTATCTCTACGACCGCGAATGGCACCTCCTGTTCTCGGCCCGTCGCGCCGGCACGGCGCAGCCTGAAAATCCCTATCCGAACAAGACGATGCACCCCTTCGCCGCCAAGGGTCCGTTCTATGCGCTGATCCTTGCCCCGGGTACGCTCGATACGGCGGGCGGGCCGCAGATCAATGCCGATGCGCAGGTTCTGGCCGCGAACGGGCAGCCCATCCCCGGCCTCTACGCCGCGGGCAACTGCATCGCCGCGCCCACCGGGCAGGCCTATCTCGGCGCGGGCGGCACAATCGGTCCGGCAGTGACCTTCGGCTACATCGCGGGCAAGCACGCGGTGTCGGCATGAAAGCCGTGATCCTCGGCGCGGGCCTGCTGGCGCTGGCCTGCGCGGTGCGGGCGGAAGAGCCCGCGCCGGCCGCTTCCTACCAGCCTGCCGTTTCCTACCAGAAGGACGTGGTGCCGATCCTCGAGCAGAACTGCGCGACATGTCATCTCACCGGAGAGGAAGCGGGCGGCATGTCGCTGGTGGGGGATGCGGCCATCGGGTTCCTTGTAGGCCAGCCTTCGCAGGAAGCGCCCGCGATCATGCGGGTGACGGCCGGAGAGCCGGACAAGTCCTATCTGGTGATGAAGCTTGAAGGCACGCACATCGACCATGGCGGGTCGGGCTCGCAGATGCCGTTCGGCGGACTTCCGCTGGCCGCCGAAGACATCGCCAAAATCCGCCAATGGATTGCCGAAGGAGCAAAGCCTTGAATCCGAACCAGGTTTTCCTTGAAGGGAAAGTCGCCATCGTCACCGGCGCAGGCGTCGGCATGGGCGCTGCAACTGCCCGCCTGCTCGCCGCGCGGGGGGCCAGGGTCGTCGTTTCGGACATCAACCCCGACACCGCCGCCGCGACCGTCGAGACGATCCGCGCCGATGGCGGCACCGCCCACGCCGTGCGTACCGACGTGTCGGACGAAGCTCAGGTCGAAGCGCTGGTCGCCGAGACCGTCGCCACGTTCGGCAGGCTGGACTGCGCGGTCAACAATGCCGCGATAACGCCCGACGTGCTGCCCATCCACGAAGCGGACATGGCCGTGTTCGACAGGGTGCTGAACGTCGACCTGCGGTCGGTCATGCTGTGCATGAAGTACGAGATTCGCCAGATGCTGGCGCAGGAGGGACCAGGGTCGATCGTCAACATCGGATCGGTCAGCTCGTTCCGCCCGCAGCCGAACAACGCGGCCTATGTCGCGGCCAAGCACGGCGTGATCGGCCTGACCAAGACCGGGAGCCTCGAATATGCGGGGCGCGGCATCCGGGTGAACGCCGTGCTGCCCGGCGCCATCGACACGCCGATGCTGCGCGGGGCGCTGGAGACGACGGGCTTTACCGAAGCGGACTTCGCCCCGGCGCTGAGCCTGTTCGGGCGCTTCGGCAAGCCGGAGGAAGTGGCCGAGGCCAGCGCCTGGCTCTGTTCCGATGCAGCAAGCTACGTGACCGGGCACAGCCTCGCGGTCGAAGGTGGCTACCTGACGCGGTAGCGGGTTCGGGGTGGGCGCGGGCCGCCCACCCCCCGTTTCATCAGACCTGGCTGAAGCCGCCGTCCATCACGAATTCCGTGCAGGTGACGAAGCTTGCTGCGTCGGAGCAGAGATAGACCACGCCGCCGCCCATTTCGGCAGGGCGACCCATGCGACCGATCGGGTGGCGCATTTCCATCGCGGCCTGGGCCACCTCGCGCGAGGGGGCAGCGCCGAGTTCGACGTACTTGTCCATGATCGAGCCGAGCATCGGGGTATCGATGCCGCCCGGATGCACGGAGTTGACGCGGATGTTGTAGCCGAGCGCCGCGAATTCCGCGCCGAGGCACTTCGAGAGCATCTTCACCGCCGCCTTGCTGGTGCAATAGGCCGCATTGAACGCCGCGCCGCGCAGGCCCCCGACGCTGGAGAAGTTGACCACCGAGGCGCCCCCTGCGCGCGCCTTGCCGCCTTCCTTGAGCAGCGGCAGCAGGACCTGCGTACCGATGATGATGGAATCGACGTTGACCGTGTTCACGCGGTGGAAATCGGACAGCGGAGTGTCTTCGAACTTCGTGACGATCGAGATGCCCGCGTTGTGCACCAGCGCATCGACGCGCCCGTACTTTTCCTGGGCCAGCGCCGCGACGGCCTTCCAGCCGGCCTCGCTCGTCACGTCGTGCTGGAGATAATGGTCCGCGCCTTCGACATCGGCCGAGGGGGCCATGTCGGTGGCGATGACGATGGCGTTGGCGGCCTTCATCGCCTTGACCAGTTCGCGGCCGATGCCTCCCGCCGCGCCGGTGACGACGGCGACCACATTGTTGAGAGCAATCGTCATTTCAAGCGGCATCCTTCTGAAGGATCGTCACCCTGAACCTGTTTCAGGGTCCATCTCGCAACACGCACGGACCGCGTTGGCTCAAGCATGGATGCTGAAACATGTTCAGCATGACGAAGTGAGTGTTGATGGGTCAGCGCTGCATCACTGCGCGGTCCAGCCGCCGTCGATGACCAGCTCCGCGCCGGTCATGTAGCTGGAATCCTCGCTGGCGAGGAAAAATGCGGCCGACGCCAGTTCGCTCGGCTGCGCGAGGCGGCCGATGGGCGTGGCGCCGACGACGCCCGCGACGAGATCATCGGGCTTGTCGGCAAAGCCCTGGTCGACCCAGCGCTGGAAACCGGCCTTTAGCAGCGGCGTTTCGACGAAACCGGGGTGCAGCGAGTTGGCGCGGATCGGCGTCTTCTTCTGGGCGAACTCGATCGCGATGCCCTTGGTGAACAGGCGGACCGCGCCCTTGCTGGCGTTGTAGGCCGAGACCTCGTTCATGCCGACAAGGCCCATGATCGAGCTGACGTTGATGATCGAGGAACCGCCCCGGAAATCCTTGCCGCTTTCCGCCATGAGCGGAACGAAGTGCTTCGTACCGAGGAACACGCCGTCGACGTTGATCGACATGATCCGCCGCCAGCCTTCCATGCTGAGCGTCTCGACAGGGCCGGTGAGATCGATGCCGGCATTGTTGACGAGGACATGGCACTTGCCATGGCGCTCCTTGACGAGGGCGACCGCGCGCTCCCAATCCTCTTCCCTTGCGACGTTGGCGCTGATGTAGCTGGCAGCCTGGCCGAGGCGGGCCATGACGTCGCGCGCGGTATCGCTGGCTTCGGCGTCGAGGTCCGACAGGACGACTTCGGCGCCTTCGGCCAGGAAGCGCTCGGCGCAGGCGAGGCCGATGCCGCGAAGGCCGCCCGAGACGAAAGCGACGCGGCCCTTCAGGCGCTGTGCGGACAATTCCATGTTCTTCAGACCCCCATCATGCCGGCGGTGGTCGCGCCGTCGATCGCGTATTCGGCACCGGAGATGAACCCGGCCTCGTCGCTGGAAAGGTAGGCCACGAGACCGGCCACTTCGTTGAGCTGCGCCATGCGCTTCATCGGGGCCATGCCTTCGTACATGGCGCGGGCCGCTGCCGGATCGGGCTGGGCGTTCATGATCTGCTGGATCAGCGGGGTTTCCACCACGCCGGGCAGGATCGCGTTGACGCGGATGGCATAGCCCTGCTGGCCGCAATGGACAGCGGCAGACTTCGCCAGCGCGCAGACCGCGGCCTTGGTCACCGAATAAGTCACGTAGTTGCCGAGAGGGCGCGTGGCGTTCATCGAGGAGTTGATGACGATCGAGCCGCGCGGACCTTCGGGATTGCGCTTCATGCCCTTTATCGCGTTCTGCACGGTGAGCATGACGCCGGTCTGGTTGACCGCGACGACATTGTCCCAGCCCTCGATGGAAACGTCCTCGATGCTGCCATCGCCGCTTTCGGTGCCGGCATTGGCGAAGACGATGTCAAGGCGGCCTTCGGCGGCGATGATCTCGTCGATGAGGCCGGGCCAGCCCGCGGCATCCTGCACGCGCAGCTTGCGGAACACGGCGCCGGTTTCTGCGCAAAGCGCGGCGGCTGCCTCTTCCTTAGATCCGGTAAACCAGACCTTCGCGCCTTCCTGGGTCAACCGCGCGACGGTAGCCGCGCCGATGCCGGTGGTGCCGCCGGTGATGAGGGCGACCTTGCCTTCAAGCCTCTTGGACAATTGTTCTCTCCCGCGAGAATCCGCATGAAATTATGCATTGAGTGGTGACGCCGCGCGGCCAAGCGCGCAACCTATGCTTTCAGCAAGGTGACGCGCGCGCGAGGGACCGGCAAAACCGGCAGCAATGACTGAATTGTGGGTGAGGAATCGGAAAAATGGCTGACAGTGATCCGAACGTGGCCAAGGGTCATCAGGGCGGAAAGGCCCGCTGCGAAGCGATCAGCTGGCAGGAACTGCTGGCGCAGGATTCGCGCCCTGCCCCGGCGATGCTGACCGAGGAAAGCTACCAGTATCGCGGGTCCGAGCCGCTCGCGGCCGAACGCTATACCTCCGAAGATTTCGCCCGCCTCGAGCGCGAGCGGATGTGGCCGCATGTCTGGCAGTTTGCCGCGCGCGAGGAGGACATTCCCGAAGCCGGCGACTATACCGTGTTCGAGAACGCGGGCCGTTCGTGGCTGATCTCGCGCCAGGAAGACGGCAGCGTCAAGGCGATGCACAACGTGTGCCTCCATCGCGGACGCAAGCTGCGCACCGAGGACGGGACGGCGGACACCTTCACCTGCCCGTTCCACGGCTTTGCCTGGAACAAGGACGGCAGCTTTGCCGGAATGCCCTGTTCGTGGGACTTCAAGCACTTGTCGGCCGACAAGATGGCGCTGCCCGAGGCCGAGGTCGGCCGTTGGGGCGGCTACATCTTCCTGCGCGAGGAAAAGGGCGGGCCGAGCCTCGAGGAATACCTCGCCCCCCTGCCCGAGTTCTTCAAGCGCTGGCGCCACGAGGAATGCACCACGGTGATCTGGGTGGCCAAGGAAGTGCCGGCCAACTGGAAGGTGACCGCCGAGGCGTTCATGGAAGCCTGGCACACGGTCGTCACCCATCCGCAGCTCCTGCCCTTCACCGGCGATGCCAACGCGGCTTACTGGACCTATGGCGACAACGTGAACGTCAACCACGTTCCGTTCGGCATCATGAGCCCGCACGTCGACCCGAACGGCAAGACGCAGCAGTGGATCGTCGACGAGTTCTGCAAGTACAACGGGCGCAGCGCAGACAACTACGAGGCATCGGGCGATCCCTTCGCGGTGACCGTGCCCGAGGGCATGACGGCACGCGCCGCGCTGGGTGCGGCGATGCGCGCGGGCTATACCGCGCAGACCGGCTATGACCACGACCATGCCACCGATGCCGAGCTGCTGGACGGCCTCGTCTACAACGTGTTCCCGAACTTTGCGCCATGGGGCGGGTTCATGCCGAACATCGTCTATCGCTGGCGCCCCGGAAAGACGCCGGACACCTGCCTGATGGAAGTGCGCATCCTGGCCCGCGTGAAGAAGGGCGACCCGACGCCGCACGGCGTGCCGATGAAGCTGCTGACGCCAGAACAGCGCTGGACCGACGCGCCCGAGCTGGGCGTGCTGGGCCACGTTTTCGAGCAGGACATGGACAACCTGCCCTATGTGCAGGACGGCCTCCACGTATCCAAGACCGGCGAGGTGAACCTGGGCGACTACCAGGAAATCCGCATCCGCCAGTTCCACCAGACGCTGGACAAGTACCTGAACGGCGAACTGGGGGCGAAGAAGTGAGCGGAGAAGTCAGCGAGGAAGCCCGTCCTCCGCGGATCGACTGCGTCCTCGTCTGCGGCGGGGTATGGCATGACATGGACTTCGCGCGGCTGGAGCTGCTCAAGCTCCTTGCCGAAGACCCCG
This window of the Novosphingobium aromaticivorans DSM 12444 genome carries:
- a CDS encoding aromatic ring-hydroxylating oxygenase subunit alpha, which codes for MADSDPNVAKGHQGGKARCEAISWQELLAQDSRPAPAMLTEESYQYRGSEPLAAERYTSEDFARLERERMWPHVWQFAAREEDIPEAGDYTVFENAGRSWLISRQEDGSVKAMHNVCLHRGRKLRTEDGTADTFTCPFHGFAWNKDGSFAGMPCSWDFKHLSADKMALPEAEVGRWGGYIFLREEKGGPSLEEYLAPLPEFFKRWRHEECTTVIWVAKEVPANWKVTAEAFMEAWHTVVTHPQLLPFTGDANAAYWTYGDNVNVNHVPFGIMSPHVDPNGKTQQWIVDEFCKYNGRSADNYEASGDPFAVTVPEGMTARAALGAAMRAGYTAQTGYDHDHATDAELLDGLVYNVFPNFAPWGGFMPNIVYRWRPGKTPDTCLMEVRILARVKKGDPTPHGVPMKLLTPEQRWTDAPELGVLGHVFEQDMDNLPYVQDGLHVSKTGEVNLGDYQEIRIRQFHQTLDKYLNGELGAKK
- a CDS encoding FAD-dependent oxidoreductase — its product is MTQPTKGIDRRQMLTGAGVAAAVAATGGIATAAQAADAPASGWDHECDVLCVGSGAAAGTAAVTALAAGAKVMMVEKMPILGGTTAKSGGVTWIFNHFVFREQGIEDPKADALRYTVRYGYPRQYNPNSPTLGLDENRYKVVEAFYDHGSAAVDHLRELGAVQFKQFRLFQVDKPAPDYADHLPENKVPTGRALEPAVGSGSTQGGGSLASQMHAYLKGKGVPILTRTRVTKLVKDASGRVIGVEARQGDKTIRIRAARGVVFGTGGYSHNVQLCDVHQPAVYGSCSLPGSTGDFIPIAQEAGAMMGNLGLGWRTQVVLGEALKTRGIGLGAFVLPGDSMILVNKYGKRVVNEKRDYNDRTQAHFSYDPAHEEYPNHLMFMLFDERSIDAFGGAFPFPVNKAEQPHLVEGATWDEVFGKIDAQLAQWQDRTGGVRLAPEFAGNAKQSITSFNAYAKKGVDPEFGRGKYLYDREWHLLFSARRAGTAQPENPYPNKTMHPFAAKGPFYALILAPGTLDTAGGPQINADAQVLAANGQPIPGLYAAGNCIAAPTGQAYLGAGGTIGPAVTFGYIAGKHAVSA
- a CDS encoding aromatic ring-hydroxylating oxygenase subunit alpha; translation: MATYIQVPETDAPYPTDARAQFPAARGDAITGDRYWSKEFAAKEWEHMWKRVWHVGGRTAQLEEPGDFITHNFMRQSVVMVRQKDGGIRAFHNVCRHRGNRLVTVEEGGVGEHFTCPYHGWKWNINGALDHVQDEEDFPQGSPCGKLRMKEVPCETWGGFVFYSFDPNAVPLMEYLDPIPSLLGNRDLANWKRVVWRTLRVNTNWKFASDNFNEAYHIPAVHPQFEGMIDDHYSTTVFEMYPTGHNRMIEKLQPSSRYPDAQQMKPLWAQVLKEWDLDPAEFEGRAQEGRLALQQARRKLGPARGFTHFAALTDDELTDQFHHTCFPNLTLTGTPEGLHVFRTEPDMEDPNWSTFDYWYLAPEVAGGADVPTLYGLRPWKEAEHQTGDFTAYSAEIPQGDFLIQDLDVAVTQQQGLHSLGHDDAYLAGQETRVRRFHEVINDYIEGRR
- a CDS encoding SDR family NAD(P)-dependent oxidoreductase codes for the protein MSKRLEGKVALITGGTTGIGAATVARLTQEGAKVWFTGSKEEAAAALCAETGAVFRKLRVQDAAGWPGLIDEIIAAEGRLDIVFANAGTESGDGSIEDVSIEGWDNVVAVNQTGVMLTVQNAIKGMKRNPEGPRGSIVINSSMNATRPLGNYVTYSVTKAAVCALAKSAAVHCGQQGYAIRVNAILPGVVETPLIQQIMNAQPDPAAARAMYEGMAPMKRMAQLNEVAGLVAYLSSDEAGFISGAEYAIDGATTAGMMGV
- a CDS encoding SDR family oxidoreductase — encoded protein: MTIALNNVVAVVTGAAGGIGRELVKAMKAANAIVIATDMAPSADVEGADHYLQHDVTSEAGWKAVAALAQEKYGRVDALVHNAGISIVTKFEDTPLSDFHRVNTVNVDSIIIGTQVLLPLLKEGGKARAGGASVVNFSSVGGLRGAAFNAAYCTSKAAVKMLSKCLGAEFAALGYNIRVNSVHPGGIDTPMLGSIMDKYVELGAAPSREVAQAAMEMRHPIGRMGRPAEMGGGVVYLCSDAASFVTCTEFVMDGGFSQV
- a CDS encoding SDR family NAD(P)-dependent oxidoreductase; protein product: MELSAQRLKGRVAFVSGGLRGIGLACAERFLAEGAEVVLSDLDAEASDTARDVMARLGQAASYISANVAREEDWERAVALVKERHGKCHVLVNNAGIDLTGPVETLSMEGWRRIMSINVDGVFLGTKHFVPLMAESGKDFRGGSSIINVSSIMGLVGMNEVSAYNASKGAVRLFTKGIAIEFAQKKTPIRANSLHPGFVETPLLKAGFQRWVDQGFADKPDDLVAGVVGATPIGRLAQPSELASAAFFLASEDSSYMTGAELVIDGGWTAQ
- a CDS encoding SDR family NAD(P)-dependent oxidoreductase, which translates into the protein MNPNQVFLEGKVAIVTGAGVGMGAATARLLAARGARVVVSDINPDTAAATVETIRADGGTAHAVRTDVSDEAQVEALVAETVATFGRLDCAVNNAAITPDVLPIHEADMAVFDRVLNVDLRSVMLCMKYEIRQMLAQEGPGSIVNIGSVSSFRPQPNNAAYVAAKHGVIGLTKTGSLEYAGRGIRVNAVLPGAIDTPMLRGALETTGFTEADFAPALSLFGRFGKPEEVAEASAWLCSDAASYVTGHSLAVEGGYLTR